TCTGTAGGATACGTGAAAAGTTGATTATGATCATTTGGGATGATGTGAACCAACGggtgatattgtggaatcgtACGGATACCGTTCTGCAGTTGTGTTTGTCAGTATATAACGCCAGAAATCTCGAGCTACACTCACGATATTCCATGTCAAGATTCGCATTTCAACATTGCAATTCCAATAATTAGCGTGGGCCCGCAAAGCGTGGAATCTTCCAAATTCAGTAAACTTCCGGCATACCGGACCGTGTGGTCTCCACATCCGAATATCCGGACACGGATCAGCGTTGGTCTCTGTCGCTCAATATGAATATTGAAAAGGTTTTCCCTCCTTTACAAGCTACCGGTCAATATTCGGTCGTCTTCGCTGGTCCAACTCAGCGCATCCGAGTCAAACTCCACATCGCATCCCTTATACTTCTTGTTGGGACTTCACCACCGTTCAAATCACCCCCTGGTCTCCTCcatctcaacgtcaaccaATCCATTCTCCTCCGTCGTTTCATCGACTTCTGATCTCAGTCTCTTCGTCTCTCTGTCCGCTTCCTTTATAGTCTCTCCTTGCCCTTGTATCTGCCTCTGCTTCTCTAAAACAGCGATTTTACTCTTCATCTTaccctcctccttctttccTCTGCCAGCACCTAAATCTCTTTCACTCTGCtttggtttttgtttttgcttctgtttcttctgTCCTTGTTTAGATACACCGTCATCTTCACCTCCGTCACCATCATCACCGTCCTCGCCTCCACGATTGTTTTTAGGAAGTGAAGTCAGTGAAGAATAAAAGTTGAGTGTTGATAGAGCGGACTGTGAGCCTGAATAAAAAGAGGTATGGTGATCtttaaaaaagaaagaacaaGAGGAAACACGTACATGGAAGAAGGCAGGTCGTAGTGAGAGCTTCTAGCAACGCCCTGGAGGATTCAACAGCTGCCGACGATTCCGCAATCTAAATAAAAGGTATTCAACATCCTTTCGCGTGTAGTTACCGTGAATGTAGCTTACAATTCCCTCACTCCCGACTTCAACCACCCTCACCGGTGGGTGTGTagaggatgaggacgaaTATGAAGGATCTACTGGAATAGTTCTACCATCCCAGGATACACTACCTTCAGTCAAGTTACGGTCGATCGTAGCCCAAACGAAACCGGTCGGATCGAGCGTAAAGTCCAGCACCGGGTGTCCAAAATCGAAAGCATGGATAGTCAGAGAGTCAGAAGGAGCTTCCGGGAAGGCTGTAGTAAAAAGGGCAGTCGCTCTAGTTCAACAGATAGAGTAAGGACCAAATACCGGACGAAAGAGGGGTGAGTAGAAACATACCCCACAACACTAAAAATGATGAATAatttcccttccttctcaACCGTCTCAATATTTTGAACTACAACAATAGTCTCCTCATCATGCGCCGAAGAATCTCCAACAGTGGGAGTATTTGTCCCCGATAGTGGTACAGAAGCGAGATCCGCCTCGCCCCTAGGATTCCTATCCTCTTCATTTTCGCCTTCGCCGTCGTCGTCTCCGTCTGCTGCTTCGATGTTCCCCCTTTTAAATTTCTTCCGCACATACGGTTGAGCCTTGACTTTAATGTATTCCTTGACACAATCCGAGACCGGAATGTTGAATTTTAACTTTCCAGAGAGCCAATCCCAGACTTTGAGTTCAGGATCTCCACCGCCAGAAATGAGTATATTCGGCTTAGATTTCGGGATGTGTAAACAAGACACGAATCTATACGACGAGATTAAATCAATTACAAGCTTTCTTTCGAGGTGCAAATACGCTTACTGTGAACACCCAAGACAGAATGATTCAATGATATATCCTTGGGGATACCAGCTGATACGGATGTGCT
Above is a genomic segment from Marasmius oreades isolate 03SP1 chromosome 4, whole genome shotgun sequence containing:
- a CDS encoding uncharacterized protein (BUSCO:EOG092632TF), coding for MSISHFPHSLLLFSKFGTAIVASGHHIQSVDTSTGTVISSTVNASDELKNSLSKSGPIRFIAVDHSWKHLLTLCDDKKLKVWKVEGLELLHERELPKRPTSASFTADGQTIVVADKFGDVFSYTLHPLPVEEVPPSQPQEDSTTTVPNVEPEQPQSGSKRKRKSKKPKRHENPPHARDSVDSHTNPSGGTLVLGHTSLLTTFIFSQDEKYIITADRDEHIRISWYPQGYIIESFCLGCSQFVSCLHIPKSKPNILISGGGDPELKVWDWLSGKLKFNIPVSDCVKEYIKVKAQPYVRKKFKRGNIEAADGDDDGEGENEEDRNPRGEADLASVPLSGTNTPTVGDSSAHDEETIVVVQNIETVEKEGKLFIIFSVVGATALFTTAFPEAPSDSLTIHAFDFGHPVLDFTLDPTGFVWATIDRNLTEGSVSWDGRTIPVDPSYSSSSSTHPPVRVVEVGSEGIIAESSAAVESSRALLEALTTTCLLPCSQSALSTLNFYSSLTSLPKNNRGGEDGDDGDGGEDDGVSKQGQKKQKQKQKPKQSERDLGAGRGKKEEGKMKSKIAVLEKQRQIQGQGETIKEADRETKRLRSEVDETTEENGLVDVEMEETRG